In a single window of the Elaeis guineensis isolate ETL-2024a chromosome 4, EG11, whole genome shotgun sequence genome:
- the LOC140850992 gene encoding probable lysophospholipase BODYGUARD 3 translates to MGGAWAARSAVALVGRVVNDVVSFVVFTILDLLDVMLCLVYKVVDYAMEAEWKPCYCSSSPRDMINGSGQILVSENGGSKVVRLSSTKLQLEDISDTLFSRPSLVSEVSRTTVRELRRIKMERGRNRRPVAALRGAAGVRSASSNTTTFTINSTIIQMLQGKIGGHTSYPVPRWSDCDCPTCTSWSSPSGSHDSLLYAHADGPKDGGVAEEDVLFIHGFISSSAFWTETVFPNFSDEARERYRLIAVDLLGFGRSPKPADSLYTLREHVEMIERSVLERYKVRSFHIVAHSLGSILALALAVKYPGAVKSLTLLAPPYFPVPKGEKGTQFVLRRVAPRRVWPALAFGASVACWYEHISRTVCLLVCKNHRLWEIAFKFVTRNRIRTFLMEGFFCHTHNAAWHTLHNIICGSAGKLDGYLDAVRDQLSCDVTVIHGRNDEVLPLSCSYDVQCKIPRAHVKIVENEDHITIVVGRQKAFARELEEIWKNTRR, encoded by the exons ATGGGAGGTGCGTGGGCGGCGAGATCGGCGGTGGCGCTGGTCGGTCGAGTGGTGAACGACGTCGTGAGCTTCGTCGTGTTCACCATTTTGGATTTGCTTGATGTAATGCTGTGTCTCGTTTATAAGGTGGTGGACTACGCCATGGAGGCCGAGTGGAAGCCCTGCTACTGCTCCTCCTCCCCCAGGGACATGATCAACGGCAGCGGCCAGATTCTCGTGTCGGAGAATGGCGGCTCGAAGGTAGTTCGCCTCTCCTCCACCAAGCTCCAGCTGGAGGACATCTCCGACACCTTATTCTCCCGGCCGTCCCTCGTCTCCGAGGTCTCCCGGACGACGGTGCGCGAGCTCCGACGGATTAAAATGGAGCGAGGAAGAAACCGGCGTCCTGTGGCGGCCTTACGGGGCGCAGCCGGTGTTAGATCTGCGTCGTCGAACACCACGACGTTCACCATCAACTCCACCATAATCCAGATGCTCCAGGGAAAGATCGGCGGCCACACGTCGTACCCCGTGCCACGGTGGTCCGACTGCGACTGCCCGACTTGCACCTCCTGGAGCTCCCCCTCCGGCTCCCACGACTCCCTTCTCTACGCCCACGCCGACGGCCCCAAAG ATGGAGGGGTGGCGGAGGAGGACGTGCTGTTCATACACGGGTTCATATCGTCGTCGGCGTTCTGGACGGAGACGGTGTTCCCGAACTTCTCCGACGAGGCGAGGGAGCGGTACCGGCTGATCGCGGTGGACCTGCTGGGGTTCGGGCGGAGCCCCAAGCCGGCTGACTCGCTGTACACGTTAAGAGAGCACGTGGAGATGATCGAGCGTTCGGTGCTGGAGCGCTACAAGGTCCGGTCCTTCCACATTGTCGCCCACTCCCTCGGCTCCATCCTCGCCCTCGCCCTCGCCGTCAAGTACCCCGGCGCGGTCAAATCCCTCACCCTCCTCGCCCCG CCTTACTTTCCGGTGCCCAAGGGGGAGAAAGGGACGCAGTTCGTGCTGCGGCGGGTGGCGCCGCGGCGGGTGTGGCCGGCGCTAGCGTTCGGGGCGTCGGTGGCGTGCTGGTACGAGCACATCAGCCGGACGGTGTGCCTGCTGGTGTGTAAGAACCACCGGCTGTGGGAGATAGCCTTCAAGTTCGTCACCCGCAACAG GATTAGGACCTTCTTGATGGAAGGCTTCTTCTGCCACACCCATAATGCTGCATGGCACACGCTACACAACATCATATGTGGAAGTGCTGGTAAACTTGATGGTTATCTTGATGCAGTGAGAGATCAGCTTAGCTGCGATGTGACAGTGATCCATGGGAGGAACGACGAGGTGCTTCCACTTAGTTGTAGTTATGATGTCCAGTGCAAGATTCCTCGAGCTCATGTCAAGATTGTTGAAAACGAGGATCACATCACCATTGTCGTTGGCCGGCAGAAGGCTTTTGCCCGAGAGCTTGAGGAGATATGGAAGAACACAAGACGCTGA
- the LOC140857205 gene encoding probable protein S-acyltransferase 12: MVYLSLWEKRERWCGRTDSLPADLGAHPTPPHPTFFTADPRELVREKLAAGIWKRLFPARGGGGRRPAYGLGLQVDISRGSSKATAMGMECCRGANPFRLCSGLKVIGYFMILLVVSIIAVSYCAVIVIAWGPRLFRGGLVSVLAFAIVLVFHLLLALLIWSYFMVVFVDPGSVPLNWRPTIEEENLEIGSSVTLSDYVAPETSASAWSSSEGLERRPTIGYCSRCHNSKPPRCHHCSVCQRCVLKMDHHCVWVVNCVGVRNYKCFLLFLLYTFLETVLDTLALLPRFIKFFGDARNHNSSPGKLAVTFLAFVLNLAFALSLLCFVVLHTSLVLSNTTTIEVHEKKKAAVWKYDLGKRRNFEQVFGTKKSLWFLPLYSQEDLEKMPALQGLDFPTRSDVET, encoded by the exons ATGGTTTACCTCAGTTTatgggaaaagagagagagatggtgcGGACGGACCGACAGTCTCCCAGCTGATCTCGGAGCTCACCCAACGCCACCCCACCCCACATTCTTTACGGCGGATCCGCGGGAGCTGGTTAGAGAGAAGCTGGCAGCGGGGATCTGGAAGCGGCTCTTCCCGGCGCGAGGCGGCGGAGGGCGGCGACCGGCGTACGGCCTAGGGCTTCAGGTGGACATTAGCAGGGGGAGTTCCAAAGCCACCGCCATGGGCATGGAGTGCTGCCGTGGCGCCAACCCCTTCCGCCTCTGCTCTGGCCTAAAGGTCATCGGCTACTTCATGATCCTCCTCGTCGTCTCGATCATCGCCGTCTCCTACTGCGCCGTCATCGTCATCGCCTGGGGCCCGCGCCTCTTCCGTGGTGGCCTTGTCTCCGTCCTCGCCTTCGCCATCGTCCTCGTCTTCCATCTCCTG CTTGCTTTGTTAATATGGAGTTATTTTATGGTAGTTTTTGTTGATCCGGGTTCTGTTCCTCTTAATTGGAGGCCAACAATTGAAGAAGAGAACTTAGAAATTGGAAGTTCTGTGACATTATCTGATTATGTTGCTCCTGAGACCAGCGCTTCTGCATGGTCCAGTTCAGAGGGGTTGGAAAGAAGACCAACTATAGGCTACTGCAGTCGCTGTCACAATAGCAAACCTCCACGTTGCCATCACTGTTCTGTTT GTCAAAGATGCGTCCTGAAGATGGATCATCATTGTGTATGGGTTGTCAACTGTGTTGGAGTACGCAACTACAAGTGTTTTCTTCTTTTCCTG CTCTATACTTTCCTTGAGACGGTTTTAGATACTCTTGCATTACTTCCACGTTTTATCAAGTTCTTTGGTGATGCAAGGAATCATAATAGCTCACCCGGCAAGCTTGCTGTCACATTTCTTGCTTTTG TTCTTAATCTAGCTTTTGCACTGAGCCTCCTTTGTTTTGTGGTCTTGCACACATCTCTTGTTTTAAGCAATACGACTACAATAGAG GTTCACGAGAAGAAGAAAGCAGCTGTATGGAAGTATGACTTAGGAAAGAGGAGAAATTTTGAACAG GTTTTTGGCACTAAAAAGTCACTCTGGTTTCTTCCGTTGTACTCGCAAGAGGATTTAGAAAAGATGCCTGCGCTTCAAGGCCTAGATTTCCCAACCCGTTCAGATGTTGAAACGTAA